In bacterium (Candidatus Blackallbacteria) CG13_big_fil_rev_8_21_14_2_50_49_14, one DNA window encodes the following:
- a CDS encoding aminoacyl-tRNA hydrolase: MSDWLVVGLGNPGQQYEKTRHNIGWMLIDQLCSRWQTSLQARSKEKCLLGSARLGSVKVWLCKPTTYMNLSGESVQPLMAYYNIPRENLLVLSDDVHLNFGRARLRAKGSSGGQKGIQNIIQRLGSDEFARLRMGVGPFPQGRDMANFVLDRLPKPQLEALPEYMGVMADTVERCIQNGVEATIPFANGYRLPGFEN, encoded by the coding sequence ATGAGTGATTGGTTAGTCGTCGGTTTGGGCAATCCCGGCCAACAATACGAAAAAACCCGACACAATATTGGCTGGATGCTGATTGATCAACTGTGCAGCCGTTGGCAGACTTCTTTACAAGCCCGCAGCAAAGAAAAATGCCTCTTGGGTTCAGCCCGTCTGGGCTCGGTCAAGGTCTGGCTCTGCAAACCCACAACCTATATGAATCTTAGTGGTGAATCCGTTCAACCCCTGATGGCCTATTATAATATTCCGCGAGAAAACCTGCTTGTGCTCTCAGACGATGTCCACCTCAATTTCGGGCGGGCCCGCTTACGCGCAAAAGGCAGTTCAGGAGGGCAAAAAGGGATTCAGAATATTATTCAACGCCTGGGCAGTGATGAGTTTGCCCGCTTACGTATGGGGGTTGGCCCCTTTCCACAGGGGCGCGATATGGCAAATTTTGTGCTCGACCGCCTGCCCAAGCCTCAGCTTGAGGCCTTGCCCGAATATATGGGCGTGATGGCTGATACCGTTGAACGCTGTATTCAGAACGGAGTCGAAGCCACCATTCCCTTTGCCAATGGTTACCGTTTGCCAGGTTTTGAAAACTGA
- a CDS encoding phosphoenolpyruvate kinase, with translation MRRSLPDSLISQVAEPLNTSNQAFADRYPGIIVGRQPVHTLYGGAQLFKAETAQKMGELSLKALENYAPNFAIFARAAGLNGAEYLPAGWNEAEALAESIAANPDEAKKLNRQAWLAWTIYERVKEKLGREAVEDFRIDFEDGYGNRPDAEEDADAVRNAQEVARGMAEGILPPFIGIRIKPWTEQLFQRSVRTLDIFMSALLDATGGHLPQNFVVTLPKVTSPEQVAGLVQLLEHLEAENGLPQGSIPLEIMVETTQSMFDFEGEIMLPAMLTAAAGRCRGAHFGTYDYTASCSIIARYQSMDHPACDFSRHIMQVALASTGVMLSDGATNIMPVPVHRETPDKPLNAIQIQENTAAVHAAWKLHVDHIRHSLTHAYYQGWDLHPAQLITRYATLFDFFLSELDGATVRLKNFIAKAAQATLSGDVFDDAATGRGLLNYFRLAYNCSAITAEEVEAAGLSVDELQGGAGSGSSPWLQMLSKV, from the coding sequence ATGCGCAGATCGCTTCCCGATTCTTTGATTTCCCAGGTTGCTGAACCTTTGAATACTTCCAACCAAGCCTTTGCCGATCGCTATCCGGGCATTATTGTGGGGCGTCAACCTGTGCATACCCTCTATGGGGGGGCACAACTCTTTAAGGCAGAGACTGCTCAAAAAATGGGAGAACTTTCCCTCAAAGCCCTGGAAAACTATGCGCCGAATTTTGCAATATTTGCGCGTGCTGCGGGCTTGAATGGCGCCGAATATTTACCCGCAGGCTGGAATGAAGCGGAAGCACTGGCCGAAAGTATTGCTGCCAACCCCGACGAGGCAAAAAAATTAAACCGGCAGGCTTGGCTGGCCTGGACGATTTACGAACGGGTCAAAGAAAAATTAGGCCGTGAAGCGGTTGAAGATTTTCGGATTGATTTTGAAGATGGCTATGGCAATCGGCCCGATGCCGAAGAAGATGCAGATGCCGTTCGCAATGCCCAGGAAGTGGCTCGGGGCATGGCCGAAGGAATTTTGCCGCCCTTTATCGGGATTCGGATCAAGCCTTGGACAGAGCAGCTTTTTCAGCGCAGTGTGCGCACGCTGGATATTTTCATGAGTGCCCTGCTCGATGCCACAGGAGGGCATTTGCCCCAGAATTTTGTAGTGACCTTGCCCAAGGTCACTTCGCCTGAGCAGGTGGCGGGTCTGGTGCAATTGCTTGAACATTTGGAAGCCGAAAATGGCTTGCCCCAAGGCAGTATTCCGCTTGAAATCATGGTCGAAACGACCCAGTCGATGTTTGATTTTGAAGGCGAAATTATGCTGCCTGCCATGCTGACTGCAGCGGCAGGGCGCTGTCGCGGCGCGCATTTTGGCACCTATGACTATACCGCCAGTTGCAGTATTATTGCCCGTTATCAGTCCATGGATCATCCGGCCTGTGATTTCTCCCGTCATATTATGCAGGTTGCCCTGGCCAGTACGGGGGTGATGCTCTCCGATGGTGCGACGAATATTATGCCGGTGCCCGTTCACCGTGAGACCCCCGACAAGCCATTGAATGCGATTCAGATCCAAGAGAATACAGCAGCTGTACATGCTGCCTGGAAACTGCATGTGGATCATATCCGCCATTCGCTGACCCATGCCTATTATCAGGGTTGGGATTTGCACCCGGCCCAGCTGATTACCCGCTATGCTACGCTCTTTGATTTCTTTTTGAGTGAATTGGATGGCGCGACTGTGCGCTTGAAAAACTTTATTGCCAAAGCTGCTCAGGCCACCCTCAGTGGAGATGTCTTTGATGACGCAGCAACAGGCCGTGGACTCTTGAATTATTTTCGTCTGGCCTATAATTGTTCAGCGATTACCGCTGAAGAGGTCGAGGCCGCCGGTCTGAGTGTAGATGAATTGCAAGGCGGGGCGGGTTCTGGAAGCTCGCCTTGGTTACAGATGTTGAGCAAGGTCTGA
- a CDS encoding amidohydrolase produces the protein MEPELSGQEQVTARLLENFLNRYQPDQLLTGLAGHGLAAIYDSGQAGPTLLLRGDMDALPIYESNDFIYRSTYDGISHKCGHDGHMAIIAGLAPLLKETPPQKGRVILLFQPAEETGQGAKAILEDPQFQTLKPDYCFAMHNLPSFPLGEVVIKDQVFAAASVGLQIELQGATSHAAYPERGKSPALALARLIQSLEALNQNIQSHENFSLLTVVSARLGEESFGITPGEARLMATLRSYEDQTLEDLRQKALHCAEAIAQEYGLEMAFSWHDYFPATCNHPEATGIIRASARAQGWTAMPPEEPFRWSEDFGWFTRLAPGALFGLGAGFNLALHSADYDFPEALLAPGIRIFQGILNELVFD, from the coding sequence ATGGAACCTGAACTTTCAGGCCAAGAGCAGGTGACTGCACGTTTGCTTGAAAATTTTCTCAACCGCTATCAACCCGATCAGCTGCTGACAGGTCTGGCGGGTCATGGCTTAGCTGCAATCTATGATTCTGGGCAGGCAGGCCCGACGCTGCTTTTACGAGGGGATATGGATGCCCTGCCGATCTATGAAAGCAATGATTTCATTTACCGCTCGACCTATGATGGCATTTCGCATAAATGTGGCCACGATGGCCATATGGCGATTATCGCAGGTCTTGCCCCCCTTTTAAAGGAAACGCCTCCGCAAAAAGGACGTGTGATCTTGCTCTTTCAACCCGCTGAAGAAACGGGGCAAGGTGCAAAGGCAATCCTCGAAGATCCACAGTTTCAAACCCTTAAACCGGATTATTGTTTTGCAATGCATAATTTGCCCAGTTTTCCTTTGGGAGAAGTCGTCATTAAAGACCAGGTCTTTGCAGCAGCCTCTGTGGGTCTGCAAATCGAACTCCAAGGAGCAACCTCACATGCCGCTTATCCCGAGCGGGGCAAGAGTCCTGCCCTGGCTTTGGCCAGACTGATTCAAAGCCTGGAAGCCCTGAATCAAAACATTCAATCCCACGAAAATTTTTCACTTTTGACCGTTGTTTCTGCCCGTTTGGGCGAAGAATCCTTTGGCATCACACCCGGTGAAGCCCGTCTGATGGCAACCCTGCGCAGCTATGAGGATCAAACCCTGGAAGATCTGCGTCAGAAAGCCCTCCACTGTGCAGAAGCCATTGCTCAGGAATACGGACTGGAAATGGCTTTCAGTTGGCATGATTACTTCCCTGCGACCTGTAACCACCCTGAAGCTACTGGCATTATTCGTGCCAGTGCCCGAGCCCAAGGCTGGACAGCCATGCCTCCCGAAGAGCCTTTTCGCTGGTCAGAAGACTTTGGCTGGTTTACCCGTCTGGCTCCAGGTGCCCTTTTTGGATTGGGAGCGGGATTTAATCTCGCTTTGCACAGCGCAGACTACGATTTTCCAGAAGCATTGCTGGCTCCAGGGATCCGAATTTTTCAAGGCATTCTAAACGAACTCGTTTTTGACTGA
- the glmU gene encoding bifunctional N-acetylglucosamine-1-phosphate uridyltransferase/glucosamine-1-phosphate acetyltransferase (forms a homotrimer; catalyzes the acetylation of glucosamine-1-phosphate and uridylation of N-acetylglucosamine-1-phosphate to produce UDP-GlcNAc; function in cell wall synthesis): MSNTSQRPFAIAIMAAGKGTRMKSETTPKVLHSLAGRSMLGHVLHAAYALNPEKIHVIVGHCAEQVQNFVQTHGSPTLHERLGWVEQKEQLGTGHAIMQLMPVLENFKGNLMILNGDVPLLRSETLKELLETHEELDYAATLLTTRVENPSGYGRIVRLHEQFVRIVEHKDASPQELALKEINTGVYIFSWPILEKYLPKISNANAKGEYYLTDVIEMLVHDRQRIGTVTAENPLEVLGVNSRKELAEMECILRKRINDHWMEAGVTLRDPSSIYIDSQVQLGVDIEILPGTLLQGYTKIGDGSKIGPHCEIRESVIGENCEIRFSVLDQVEIKDQAKIGPYAHLRPETVIERNAKVGNFVELKKTHLGEGAKASHLSYLGDAEIGKDCNIGAGTITCNYDGANKHQTTLKEGVFVGSNSTLIAPLTLGEQAFIAAGSVISEDVPAGALGLGRSRQTNKEGWSEHRRPKK, encoded by the coding sequence ATGAGCAATACCTCTCAACGCCCCTTTGCAATCGCAATTATGGCCGCCGGCAAAGGCACCCGCATGAAATCTGAAACCACCCCCAAAGTTTTACACAGCTTAGCCGGACGCAGTATGTTGGGCCATGTCCTTCACGCCGCCTATGCCTTAAACCCCGAAAAAATTCACGTGATTGTCGGGCATTGTGCCGAACAGGTGCAAAACTTTGTACAGACCCATGGTTCACCGACGCTTCATGAACGCTTGGGTTGGGTTGAGCAGAAAGAACAGTTGGGAACCGGACACGCGATTATGCAACTGATGCCTGTGCTCGAAAACTTTAAGGGCAACCTGATGATCCTCAATGGCGATGTGCCTCTGCTGCGCAGCGAAACCCTGAAAGAATTGCTCGAAACCCATGAGGAATTGGATTATGCAGCCACCCTGCTGACTACCCGCGTGGAAAACCCCAGTGGCTATGGACGAATCGTGCGCCTGCATGAACAATTTGTGCGGATTGTAGAGCACAAAGACGCTTCCCCTCAGGAACTGGCGCTGAAAGAAATCAATACGGGCGTGTATATTTTTTCTTGGCCCATTCTCGAGAAGTATTTGCCAAAGATCAGCAATGCCAATGCCAAAGGCGAATATTATCTGACCGATGTGATTGAAATGCTGGTACATGATCGCCAACGCATCGGCACCGTCACAGCAGAAAACCCCCTCGAAGTATTGGGTGTGAACAGCCGCAAAGAACTGGCTGAAATGGAATGTATTCTGCGCAAACGCATCAATGATCATTGGATGGAAGCTGGCGTTACCCTGCGGGACCCCTCTTCGATCTATATCGACAGCCAGGTTCAGTTGGGTGTCGATATCGAGATTCTGCCGGGCACCCTGCTGCAGGGATATACCAAAATTGGAGACGGCTCAAAAATTGGCCCCCACTGTGAAATTCGCGAATCGGTGATCGGTGAAAACTGTGAAATTCGCTTTTCGGTACTCGATCAGGTTGAAATCAAAGATCAGGCCAAAATTGGCCCCTATGCCCATTTAAGACCTGAAACCGTGATCGAAAGAAATGCCAAGGTCGGCAATTTTGTCGAACTCAAAAAAACACACCTGGGCGAGGGAGCCAAAGCCTCACATCTGAGTTATCTGGGTGACGCAGAAATAGGAAAAGACTGCAATATTGGCGCGGGTACGATTACCTGCAATTATGATGGCGCAAACAAACACCAAACCACCCTCAAAGAAGGCGTTTTCGTGGGCAGCAACAGCACCCTGATCGCCCCCCTAACCCTGGGCGAACAGGCTTTTATCGCCGCAGGCTCAGTGATCAGTGAAGACGTGCCCGCTGGTGCATTGGGCCTGGGCCGCAGTCGCCAAACCAATAAGGAGGGCTGGTCCGAACACCGGCGCCCGAAAAAATGA
- the lysA gene encoding diaminopimelate decarboxylase has protein sequence MHYFEAINGELYCEDLPLSQIAEQVGTPTYIYSHRTLERHFRIFSEALGDIPHLICYSMKANSNRSILQIFLNRGGGLDIVSGGELYRAIQAGASPQRIVFSGVGKTSAEIAQALQADILMFNVESEGELNRIQEVAKNLGIKARIALRVNPDIDPKTHPYIATGLKKSKFGIAIQDALRLFQYASTLSHIEVSGVDCHIGSQITELNPFIDALHKLKELIHELREEYHLPIRFLDLGGGLGIPYHQETPPHPDEYAARIREETRDLDCTLIFEPGRVLVGNAGILLTEVQYLKQHEEKTFVIVDAGMNALIRPALYQAWQAIRPVKPREGVGRIVDVVGPICESGDFLALDRELPPVEPGDLLAVMSSGAYGFSMASQYNSYPRPAEVLVKGHEYAVIRERENYSDLIRSEQSPHFEL, from the coding sequence ATACATTACTTTGAAGCTATCAATGGAGAACTTTATTGTGAGGATCTGCCCTTAAGTCAGATCGCGGAACAGGTAGGAACCCCCACCTATATCTACAGTCACCGCACTTTAGAACGTCACTTCAGAATTTTTTCTGAGGCCTTGGGAGATATCCCGCATTTAATTTGCTATTCCATGAAAGCCAACTCAAACCGTTCAATTCTGCAAATTTTCCTGAATCGGGGAGGCGGGCTGGATATTGTCTCTGGGGGAGAGCTTTACCGTGCTATTCAAGCCGGGGCCTCTCCGCAACGGATTGTGTTCTCAGGGGTTGGCAAAACCTCTGCTGAAATAGCCCAGGCTCTGCAGGCTGATATTCTGATGTTCAATGTGGAGTCTGAAGGTGAGCTGAACCGCATTCAAGAGGTCGCAAAAAATTTGGGTATCAAAGCCCGCATCGCGCTGCGCGTAAACCCGGATATTGATCCCAAAACCCATCCCTATATCGCCACAGGCTTAAAAAAGAGCAAGTTTGGCATCGCCATCCAAGATGCTTTGCGTCTGTTTCAATACGCCAGCACGCTTTCCCATATTGAGGTCAGCGGTGTCGATTGCCATATTGGCTCGCAAATCACAGAATTGAACCCCTTTATTGATGCACTGCACAAACTGAAAGAGCTGATCCACGAACTACGTGAAGAATACCATTTGCCGATTCGATTTCTGGACCTTGGCGGAGGGCTGGGCATTCCCTATCACCAGGAAACCCCGCCGCACCCCGATGAGTATGCAGCTCGGATACGGGAGGAGACACGCGATCTGGACTGCACCCTGATTTTCGAACCCGGTCGCGTACTGGTAGGCAATGCCGGGATTCTCTTAACCGAAGTTCAGTACCTCAAACAACACGAAGAAAAAACCTTTGTGATTGTCGATGCAGGCATGAATGCTCTGATCCGCCCTGCACTTTACCAGGCTTGGCAAGCCATACGCCCTGTAAAACCACGTGAAGGGGTAGGTCGGATTGTAGATGTGGTCGGCCCCATTTGTGAAAGTGGAGACTTTTTGGCGCTTGACCGTGAATTGCCCCCAGTAGAACCGGGTGATCTCTTGGCGGTCATGAGCAGCGGAGCCTATGGATTTAGCATGGCTTCTCAGTACAATTCCTATCCCCGACCGGCTGAGGTTTTGGTCAAGGGCCATGAATATGCAGTGATCCGTGAAAGAGAGAACTATTCAGATCTAATTCGCAGTGAGCAGAGCCCCCACTTTGAATTGTAA
- a CDS encoding VWA domain-containing protein, whose amino-acid sequence MRKLTFLALLALSITACQPSGIFQSLPIAQPSSQPSASPSAPPVAGNQPPAIPRFPSQGPLPSPNPAAQGGEKRLAMGSPMMDGAMPAPASAESGASGGSAGALPPASYAKPAAPVSSMPTDSALEAPVGIDPIFPAPNPQAGTLTAGEWNDLNNWAFWLSLFQDQEWSTQIQNWGINTQGRVKVVVTGPNGLLADIPVQLRDAETQTVIFEARTNTQGEANLFTQALPESPKANKIQVQVSLGKETLSQDLETNSTGLQNLNFSTQTSPEPAVNADLMWVVDTTGSMGDELEYLKTELKNVASQISAQNRQDLKLRLSANFYRDLSDEYVVRAFPFSEQVDTVLKEFSEQAANGGGDFPEAVDAALQDAVDEHEWSATARARLLFLVLDAPAHEDAKNLLRLRTSLSRAAAKGIRIIPIASSGIDKNTEFMLRQFAILTGGRYVFLTDDSGVGNSHLKPTVGKFSVEKLNALMVRIANEYIAGSPSPAQ is encoded by the coding sequence ATGCGTAAACTCACCTTCTTAGCCCTTCTGGCCCTCAGTATCACAGCCTGTCAACCCTCTGGTATCTTTCAATCACTGCCCATAGCTCAACCCAGCAGCCAACCTTCAGCTTCCCCCAGCGCTCCCCCCGTAGCAGGGAATCAACCTCCTGCCATTCCCCGCTTCCCCTCCCAAGGCCCTTTGCCGAGCCCAAACCCAGCCGCCCAGGGTGGAGAGAAACGACTGGCCATGGGATCCCCCATGATGGATGGTGCCATGCCTGCTCCTGCCTCAGCTGAAAGTGGGGCCTCTGGAGGTTCTGCTGGGGCGCTCCCGCCCGCAAGCTATGCCAAACCTGCGGCCCCTGTCAGCAGCATGCCGACAGACAGCGCGCTCGAAGCGCCGGTCGGAATCGATCCCATCTTTCCTGCCCCCAACCCTCAAGCCGGTACGCTGACAGCAGGGGAATGGAACGATTTAAACAATTGGGCTTTCTGGCTCAGTCTGTTCCAGGATCAGGAGTGGTCAACACAAATTCAAAACTGGGGAATCAATACCCAGGGACGGGTAAAAGTCGTTGTGACAGGCCCCAATGGCTTACTCGCGGATATTCCCGTCCAGTTGCGGGATGCCGAAACCCAAACTGTGATTTTTGAAGCCCGCACCAATACCCAGGGCGAAGCCAACCTCTTTACCCAAGCCCTGCCTGAGAGTCCCAAAGCCAATAAAATTCAGGTTCAGGTCTCACTTGGCAAAGAAACTCTCAGCCAGGATCTTGAGACCAATAGCACAGGCTTGCAAAATCTGAATTTCAGCACACAGACCAGCCCAGAACCCGCTGTCAATGCCGATTTAATGTGGGTAGTAGATACCACCGGCTCAATGGGCGATGAGCTTGAATACCTCAAAACCGAATTGAAGAATGTTGCCAGCCAGATCAGTGCCCAAAACCGCCAGGATTTGAAACTGCGTCTGAGCGCCAATTTTTATAGGGATCTGAGCGATGAATATGTCGTCAGGGCCTTTCCCTTTAGCGAGCAGGTGGATACGGTACTCAAAGAATTCAGCGAACAAGCTGCCAATGGCGGCGGAGACTTTCCTGAAGCCGTAGATGCAGCCCTGCAGGATGCTGTAGATGAACACGAATGGAGTGCCACCGCTCGGGCCCGCCTGCTGTTTCTGGTTCTCGATGCCCCGGCCCATGAAGACGCCAAAAACCTGCTGCGCCTGCGCACCAGCCTCAGCCGTGCAGCCGCCAAAGGTATTCGGATTATTCCGATTGCCAGCAGCGGCATCGATAAAAATACAGAGTTTATGCTGCGCCAGTTCGCCATTCTAACAGGTGGGCGCTATGTCTTTCTAACCGATGACAGTGGCGTAGGCAACAGCCATTTGAAACCCACCGTGGGCAAGTTTAGCGTAGAAAAACTCAATGCCCTGATGGTCAGAATTGCCAATGAATATATTGCAGGCAGCCCCAGCCCTGCTCAATAA
- a CDS encoding CoA-binding protein, whose protein sequence is MKPFKNSDFEQVFRQTQTIAVVGLSDKTWRDSYRVARYLQTAGFKIYPVNPALGEVLGEKAYPDLLSLPEPVDLVNVFRRPEEVPALVEQAIALPSKALWLQFGVIHHEAANAARSAGLEVVMDRCIMIDHAEWTRK, encoded by the coding sequence ATGAAACCCTTTAAGAACTCAGATTTTGAACAGGTCTTTAGGCAGACCCAAACCATTGCAGTGGTTGGGCTTTCCGACAAGACCTGGCGTGATTCCTATCGCGTCGCGCGCTATTTGCAGACTGCTGGCTTTAAAATCTATCCTGTCAATCCTGCCCTCGGAGAGGTGCTGGGAGAAAAAGCCTATCCCGATTTGCTCAGCCTGCCTGAGCCTGTCGATTTGGTCAACGTCTTCCGCCGCCCGGAGGAAGTTCCCGCGCTGGTGGAACAGGCCATTGCCCTGCCCAGCAAAGCCCTTTGGTTGCAATTTGGCGTGATTCATCATGAAGCGGCCAACGCAGCGCGCTCTGCAGGCCTTGAGGTCGTCATGGATCGCTGCATCATGATTGACCACGCTGAGTGGACACGAAAATAA